CGCAAGCAAAACCTCCGTTAGGCGTTCGGGGCTCCCAAGCCTCAAAGCCAAGACGACAAACAAAAGAAAGGGGCTGCAATTCGCAGCCCCTTTTTTCTTTGGCGTTAAAGCGAAAGCTGGCGGCGTGGTGAAACCAGACTTTTCAAAACTGGCGAATGCGATAGTCTTCGCGCCAACACATTGAGAAGACAGAACAGTTTGATGAACCGAATTTCCGTAATCGTAGCCGCCCTTTTCCTGTTGGCGCAGCCTGTGCTTGGCAAACCGCTCCTGACAAACAGCGAAGAGACCTACGAGAGCGCTTGTCTGGCAAACAGCGACACGCCGGAGCGCCTTGTCGAGATCTGTGAGCACGCTCTCCAGACCACCGGGGCCACAGCGGTGCAAAGGATCGAGATGATGGAGACCCTCGCGTGGGCCCATCACGATGCCGGTGATGAGGAAAAGGCGTTTGAGCAATTCAATGTTATGCTTGAGCTTGATCCGGTCTCGGCGGAGGCGTTCAACGGCTTGGGCTGGCTTGCCTATGGCCGTGACGATTACAGCGAAGCGGCAAGCTTCTTTGCGCAGGCGATGGAAACCAAGCCGGAGGAGCAGTCTTTGGCCGGGCTGGGAGCGAGTTTGTATCGCTCCGGGCAATTGCCTCTCGTCGAGGCCGTCGGCTACTTGGATGCCGCGCTTGCGATCACGCCAACCTACGCTTGGGCAATGCGGCAGAAAGGCTGGCTCTATTCCATCGAGGATTTTCACGCCGAGGCGATTGACGCTTTTGAGGACGCGCTTGAGATCAACCCGGATGACGTGAGCGCGAACTACGGCGTTGGGTATGTCCTGACGGAAGAAGACAAGTGGGTGGAGGCATTGCCCTACATCAATCGGGCGTTGCAGGAAGCGCCGGACGATGTGT
This genomic window from Shimia isoporae contains:
- a CDS encoding tetratricopeptide repeat protein, which translates into the protein MNRISVIVAALFLLAQPVLGKPLLTNSEETYESACLANSDTPERLVEICEHALQTTGATAVQRIEMMETLAWAHHDAGDEEKAFEQFNVMLELDPVSAEAFNGLGWLAYGRDDYSEAASFFAQAMETKPEEQSLAGLGASLYRSGQLPLVEAVGYLDAALAITPTYAWAMRQKGWLYSIEDFHAEAIDAFEDALEINPDDVSANYGVGYVLTEEDKWVEALPYINRALQEAPDDVSSLSRRSLILLNLDRPAQALRDGERVVELTPDDSDGYVRVARAQVALGRAADALKTLAEAEEIVGYDNYLTYWYAEFLSDAGQVDEAMSRLEKVFERDDADYWDHELRSQILLNAERYGPARAALDESLLQYPDAPFLIFYDALVLIGEEKYTEAEARFDDAVAADLPPERLKYFLKQLVGAAQYLQAVQMRVRYTEQSE